In a single window of the Gossypium hirsutum isolate 1008001.06 chromosome A13, Gossypium_hirsutum_v2.1, whole genome shotgun sequence genome:
- the LOC107929760 gene encoding uncharacterized protein, translated as MLSSPPLKSSQAFSFPVKSRSLSHRRWSRRHRRWPPHMVAGSSKVSISSLLLARYGGARHAGMVLAEAWGVVADMVVTKDGASVRGKWGVVAKVSCCLFLFFYYVGLVEYWAGGIWAMGFGLLGLNFGFVVFYFIWTMGPANLGFYTYHLYIDISG; from the exons ATGCTCTCTTCCCCTCCCTTAAAATCCTCTCAAGCCTTTTCTTTTCCGGTGAAATCCCGGTCACTGAGCCACCGCCGTTGGTCGCGCCGCCACCGTCGCTGGCCACCGCACATGGTGGCCGGAAGTTCAAAag TTTCTATCTCTTCATTGCTGCTTGCAAGGTATGGAGGTGCCAGGCATGCGGGGATGGTGTTGGCAGAAGCATGGGGCGTGGTAGCCGACATGGTGGTGACCAAAGATGGTGCTAGTGTCAGAGGAAAGTGGGGTGTGGTAGCCAAGGTTTCTTGTTGtctgtttctctttttttattatgttGGGCTAGTTGAGTATTGGGCTGGTGGTATTTGGGCTATGGGATTTGGTTTATTGGGATTGAATTTTGGGTTTGttgtattttatttcatttggaCAATGGGCCcagcaaatttgggcttctacacaTATCATCTATATATAGACATCAGTGGCTAA